Genomic DNA from Mesorhizobium sp. 131-2-1:
CAACGTTTTGAAGCGCGTGCTCGCGGCCTACGCCGATCGCGGGCTGAGGCCAGTTGTTGCGCCCGAGATCGAGTTCTACCTGGTGCGCAAGAACCCCGACCCGGACTATCCGCTGACGCCGCCGGTCGGCCGCTCGGGGCGGCCGATCGGCGGCGGCGCCGGCTATTCGATCGCCGGCGTCAACGAGTTCGACGAGCTGATCGACGACATCTACCATTTCTCCGAGCGGCAGGGCCTGGAGATCGACACGCTGATCCACGAGGAAGGCGCCGGCCAGCTCGAGATCAACCTGCGCCACGGCGATCCGATCGAGCTCGCCGACCAGGTGTTCATGTTCAAGCGCACCATCCGCGAGGCGGCGCTGAAGCATGAGATCTATGCCACCTTCATGGCCAAGCCGATCCAGGGCCAGCCCGGCTCGGCCATGCACATCCACCAGTCGATCATCAACAAGAAGACCGGCAGGAACATCTTTTCGGCCGAGGACGGCTCGGAAACGGACGAGTTCTTCCACTTCATCGGCGGCATGCAGAAGCATGTGCCGAACGCGCTGGTGATGTTCGCGCCCTATGTCAATTCCTACCGCCGGCTGACGCAGGCGGCCTCGGCGCCGGTCAACAACAAATGGGGCTACGACAACCGCACCACGGCCTTCCGCGTGCCGCGCTCGGACCCGGCGGCGCGGCGCGTCGAAAACCGCATCCCTTCCTCCGATGCCAATCCCTATCTGGCGCTGGCGGCGTCGCTCGCCTGCGGGCTGATCGGCATGATCAACAAGGTCAAGGCCGAGCCGCCGGTGCTCACCACGGCCAATGAGGACGAGATCGACCTGCCGCGCGGGCTGCTCGAAGCCGTCGACCTGTTCGAAGGCGACGAGGAACTCGGCGCGATCCTTGGCAAGTCGTTCACCGCGACCTACGCGGCGATCAAGCGGGCAGAATTCGAGACCTTCATGGAAGTGATCAGCCCGTGGGAGCGGGAGTATCTGCTGCTGAATGTGTGAGCGGCGGCTTCGCCCGCGTGAATGGTGAATAGTGAATGGTGAGTAGTGAGTAGTTTCATATTGGACGGGTGAACGAAGGCAGCGCTTTCTCACAGCCATTCACTATTCACCATTCACCGGCGTTCCCATGCTTTACCAATCCCCCATCTCCCCTGGCCGCTCGTGGTACGAAGACACGGCGGGACCCAGACCGGAATACCCAACCCTTGATGGCGACAGTACCTGCGACGTCGTCATCGTCGGCGGCGGCTTCACCGGCCTGTCGGCGGCGGTACATCTGGCGAAGGCCGGCAGCAATGTCGTGCTTATCGAGGCGCACCGGCTTGGCGACGGCGCTTCGGGGCGCAATGGCGGCCAGCTCGGCACCGGTCAGCGCGCCTGGGCCGAGGAACTGGAGGCAGAATACGGTCTTTCCCGCGCCAAGGCACTGTTCGACCTGGCAGAGGAGGCCAAGGCGCATCTGCTCGAATTCGCTGCCGTCAACGGGATCGAGATCGACTACATGCCGGGCCAGCTGTCGGTGGCGCACAAGCAGCGCTATGTCGACGACTACAAGGCGCATGCCGAGATCATGGCAAGCCGCTTCGGTTACCCGCACATTTCCTTCATGGACGCGAAGGAGGCGGCCGAGCGGGTGGGCTCGACGCGCTATTTCGGCGGCACACGCGACACCGGCACCGGCCATATCCACCCGCTGAAGCTGGTGATCGGCACAGCGAAAGCAGCCGCCGAGGCCGGCGCGCAGCTGTTCGAGCGGACGCCTGCGACCGGCATCGTCTCCAGCGGCGGCAAGGTGCGGGTCACGACGCCGAAAGGCACGATCACCGCCGAGAAATGCCTGATCGGCGTCAATGCCTATGGCGGCGCGCTCGAGCCCGTCAGCGCCGCGCACATCATGCCGATCGGCTCCTTCATCGGCGCGACGGTGCCGCTCGGCTCGGGCTCCAAAGTGTTACCCGGCGGCGAGTCGGTCGACGACTCCCGCTTCGTCGTGCGCTACTTCCGCAAGTCGAAAGACGGCCGGCTGCTGTTCGGCGGACGCGAGGTCTACGCCGTCAACGATCCGAAGGACATCCACATCCACATCCGCCGCCAGATCGCGGAGCTCTATCCGGAGCTGAAGGATGTCGAGATCACGCATGGCTGGGGCGGCTATGTTGGCATCACCGTGCCGCGCAAGCCGTTCGTGCGCGAAGTGATGCCCAATGTCATCTCCGCCGGCGGCTATTCCGGCCACGGCGTCATGCTGTCGAACTTCTTTGGCAAGCTCTATGCCGAGACGGTGCTGGGCAATCGCGACCGGCTGAAACTGATCGAGGACCTGAAGGTCCCGCCCTTCCCCGGCGGCCGGCGTTTCCGCGCCCCATTGTTGTTCCTGGCGCTCAGCTGGTTCGCCCTGCGCGACCGGATATGACGCAAGGGAAGCTCCCGCTGCAGCGAAGATACCGGCTATCCCGCTGATTCCATTCGGCTGTTCGTGCCGCCGCGACATGTTGCAGAATCCTTAACAAGAGCGCAGAATTCTCGCCAAGGGCGCACTGATGCCACAATCGCCGGCAAAAGATGCGGGTTCTGGGCTACCAAACGGGGACTTCCGCGGGCCTGCCCGCTTGTGTTTTTGGGACCGATGCCGATCACCGCCGGACCTCCGGCACCGATCGAAAGAACGTCGGCCCGCCTATTGGAGGTGGTGAGAGTGAACGAGCCCTTCAGTTTCGGCGCGCCGGAACGACGGCGCTTTGCAATGCAGTTCGGTTATGACATGCGGCCCTCGTTCTGGCAGGGCGTGCGGTCAAACTCGCATCTGGTGATTGCCGCCGTCGGCACGGCCGCGCTGCTTGGCGTGGCTGGGATTGCGCTATGGCTGGCACTGCCTGGCAGCGACCGGCAAGCGATCGCAAGCCCGGCGCAGAGCGTCCCGACCATCCCGGTCAAGACAACCAAGATAGCGCCCGCCACCGCGAACGCGACGGCGGTCGCCGCCGCGCCGCAGGCGGCGCGCAAGGCCGACGCGGTGTCGCCCACCGTGGCCGCCAAGGAAGCCAAGATACCGGCATTGGCGTCCAATGATCCACGCTGGACCGCCCCGGGCGCCGAGACCGCGTCCAACGCCGGCCCATCCGACAAGGTGGCGAGCCAACAGAGCGAAGAGGCCGCCAAGCCGGCGGATACGGCGTTCGCCGAACCGGCAGCACAATCCGACGCCTCGGCCTTGCTGTCCAAGGTGGCCGCGCCCAGCGCGGCGCCGGCGAAGGATGATGCGGCGCCCAAGGATAATCCCGACGGTGCTCAAACCGCCGCCATTCCCACGCCAAAACCGCAAGTATCGCAGGCGCAGCCATCGACAGGCGACGACGCCACGGCCGAGCCGCAGAAAGTGAGCGCGGCCGGCACCGGGCGCATCCTGCGGGCCGTCACCATGCGGACCGGACCGAAGAAGAACGCGGCCGCGATCCTCACCGTGCCCGCCAAGACGTCGGTGCAGGTGATGAGCTGCAAGCAATGGTGCCAGATCGTCTACAACGGCAAGCGTGGCTGGATCTACAAGACCTACGTTAAGACCGGCGCCTAAGGAACCTCACCGCCGCCGGTCGGCCATCAGCAGACTGCGAAGCCACTGCCATCCCTGTGCTCGCCTGCGCCTTCTGACGTGGTCGCGGTGTTCCTCGAACGGCACTTCGAACAGGCCGCATCCCTGGCATCCGGACCTTTTTCCGCAAACCGGGACCCAGCATTTGACATCGTGGGTCCAGGCGAGGGCGATCCTCTCGAGGTGAAGATTGGACGAGCTCTTGATCAAGATCAGTTCGCCCGCCACCGCCGTCCGCTTGATGTGGTCGGAGACCTCCCTGGGCGTTCGCAATTCGACGAACCGGCCGCCGTCGCGGTCGGCCTGGCCGGCGCCGGAGCGATGCGCGTTGTCGCCGACATAGATCACCTGGTCGGCGATCTCGCGCTCGGCGTTGTAGGCGTCACGGTACTTTCTGGTCGAACCCGCATAGTCCGAGATCTGGCCGAGAACGATGCGTTTTCCGGCAACCTTGGCCTTGGCCACCATGTCGAAGGCGAGGCTGATCGAATGCCAGGGAGCCTTGGCGGAATCGACCAGGAAATGCGGACCGCCATCGGTGACGAGCACCTGACAGCGATTGGCCAAAGGCTGAAACGTCGCCACGCGCGCCGCGACTTTTTCAGGCGGCACGCCAAGCTCCAGCGCGGTGGCCACCGCCGCCGCCGTCGGCAGCCATAGGTACTCAGCCGGGAAGCGTGTCTTCAGGTCGAGCGTGCCGCCACGCCACCGGATCTTGAGGCTCAGGGGTTCGGGATAGGCGGCCCGCGTGTCGGTGACACAATAGTCGGCACCATCCGTCAGGCCGAACGTGACGACACGATGCCTGGCGCCGGAAGCCATGCCGAGCACATGCGGATCGTCGGCGTTGAGCACGGCAAGACCGCCCGGCCGCAGCGCATCGACCAGGGCGCGCTTCTCCAGGGCGACGTTCTCCAGGGTCCTGAAACTGGCGAGATGTTCGAGGCGGACCATGGTGACGACGGCCACATGCGGCTTGAGCAGTTCCGCCATCGGCCTGATGGTGTCGACGCCATAGGCGCCTGCTTCGAACACGACATAGTCGACCTCGCCCGCTTTCCACATGCGCCTGTAGAGCATGCTGGCCAGCGCATCGATGGCGTTGGCGAGAACCTGCGTGTAGGTCGGGCCATGGCTGGCCAAAATATGCCCGAGCAACGCCGCCGCCGTCGACTTGCCGGAACTGCCGGTGACGCCGATGAAGGTCGCCTTGCTCTTCGGTCGGGCGCGCCTCGCCCTGTAGAGCTTGTGGCGATGCCACAGGCTCTTGCGAATCTTGCGCAACCGGGCTTTCATCGCATGG
This window encodes:
- a CDS encoding glutamine synthetase family protein; translation: MPPEKKEVRPSSRGGRTRTPAFLKNQRGVKNWKEASAWLEWRGIEDIECITPDQAGVARGKMMPSKKFTSNTSLALPSAVFMTTISGGYPEDGNGFHYPEDDGDLKLLPDLSTLTVVPWEEDPTAAVICDLVHQDGRSVEFTPRNVLKRVLAAYADRGLRPVVAPEIEFYLVRKNPDPDYPLTPPVGRSGRPIGGGAGYSIAGVNEFDELIDDIYHFSERQGLEIDTLIHEEGAGQLEINLRHGDPIELADQVFMFKRTIREAALKHEIYATFMAKPIQGQPGSAMHIHQSIINKKTGRNIFSAEDGSETDEFFHFIGGMQKHVPNALVMFAPYVNSYRRLTQAASAPVNNKWGYDNRTTAFRVPRSDPAARRVENRIPSSDANPYLALAASLACGLIGMINKVKAEPPVLTTANEDEIDLPRGLLEAVDLFEGDEELGAILGKSFTATYAAIKRAEFETFMEVISPWEREYLLLNV
- a CDS encoding NAD(P)/FAD-dependent oxidoreductase — protein: MLYQSPISPGRSWYEDTAGPRPEYPTLDGDSTCDVVIVGGGFTGLSAAVHLAKAGSNVVLIEAHRLGDGASGRNGGQLGTGQRAWAEELEAEYGLSRAKALFDLAEEAKAHLLEFAAVNGIEIDYMPGQLSVAHKQRYVDDYKAHAEIMASRFGYPHISFMDAKEAAERVGSTRYFGGTRDTGTGHIHPLKLVIGTAKAAAEAGAQLFERTPATGIVSSGGKVRVTTPKGTITAEKCLIGVNAYGGALEPVSAAHIMPIGSFIGATVPLGSGSKVLPGGESVDDSRFVVRYFRKSKDGRLLFGGREVYAVNDPKDIHIHIRRQIAELYPELKDVEITHGWGGYVGITVPRKPFVREVMPNVISAGGYSGHGVMLSNFFGKLYAETVLGNRDRLKLIEDLKVPPFPGGRRFRAPLLFLALSWFALRDRI
- a CDS encoding SH3 domain-containing protein, whose amino-acid sequence is MNEPFSFGAPERRRFAMQFGYDMRPSFWQGVRSNSHLVIAAVGTAALLGVAGIALWLALPGSDRQAIASPAQSVPTIPVKTTKIAPATANATAVAAAPQAARKADAVSPTVAAKEAKIPALASNDPRWTAPGAETASNAGPSDKVASQQSEEAAKPADTAFAEPAAQSDASALLSKVAAPSAAPAKDDAAPKDNPDGAQTAAIPTPKPQVSQAQPSTGDDATAEPQKVSAAGTGRILRAVTMRTGPKKNAAAILTVPAKTSVQVMSCKQWCQIVYNGKRGWIYKTYVKTGA
- a CDS encoding Mur ligase family protein; translated protein: MRKIRKSLWHRHKLYRARRARPKSKATFIGVTGSSGKSTAAALLGHILASHGPTYTQVLANAIDALASMLYRRMWKAGEVDYVVFEAGAYGVDTIRPMAELLKPHVAVVTMVRLEHLASFRTLENVALEKRALVDALRPGGLAVLNADDPHVLGMASGARHRVVTFGLTDGADYCVTDTRAAYPEPLSLKIRWRGGTLDLKTRFPAEYLWLPTAAAVATALELGVPPEKVAARVATFQPLANRCQVLVTDGGPHFLVDSAKAPWHSISLAFDMVAKAKVAGKRIVLGQISDYAGSTRKYRDAYNAEREIADQVIYVGDNAHRSGAGQADRDGGRFVELRTPREVSDHIKRTAVAGELILIKSSSNLHLERIALAWTHDVKCWVPVCGKRSGCQGCGLFEVPFEEHRDHVRRRRRAQGWQWLRSLLMADRRR